gttctctttaggttataaaaaaatgccaataaataacctgcagggaacgttctgggaacgttctctttaggttataaaaaattgccaataaataaccttgagggaacgttcccagaacgttctctttaggttataaaaaaatgccaataaataacctgcagggaacgttctgggaacgttctctttaggttataaaaaaatgccaataaataacctgcagggaacgttctgggaacgttctctttaggttataaaaaattgccaataaataaccttgagggaacgttcccagaacgctctctttaggttataaaaaaatgccaataaataacctgaagggaacgttcccagaacgttctctttAGGGTACTAAAAAATAACCAACAGAgaacgttcccagaacgttcttaTTTGGTTCCCCCAAAAAAAGTTATATGAATCATTTACATTCAACAGCCCGTCGATAAAAATAtccatacataaaataaacataatacaaaAGCAAGTCACCATGCTTCCCATTCGTTATCTTGTTTTTTGTTACAAGAGGTGCATCAAATTAATATAACTCAATCTCtctgaattttgaaaaaaagctTTTACATTTGAATACCTTACATTTACGGATAAACAACAAATTAAGCTGCGAAGAAATATAAATTTTCATCTTGCTTCTCGAAACTGAcacataacacattttttatgaatactttttttttttataaaactcaatatgaaatatacaatgaCCTGACAAATGTCCCGAGACAGTTTTGTTCCGTTTTATTGTCGTATTTAATTATCACCAACATTGTATTTGATAGAAGAACACGATGTCCGTCAGTACTTCTTGCATCACGTGACAAAAAATATAGCCAATCAGTGCACACCTCAGCGTTCCGGAAACGATCGGATTAACAACAGTACTCGAGTTTTCCTTTCTAGTTCGGTTGTATTTCTGTGCTTGGACTACCTGCCCCGCTAATCATTTGTTTTCTAGACGATCTCCAACCGGGGGAAGACAGACACAACTCTGACAGGTACACAAGAGCGTTTCTTGACCATGCATCGTCATAAATGAATAACAATTCtgagacattacatttgcttctTTATATAAACGCACATATTACGGCGCTGTTATCAGTTAAATAACTGTTTATATGGTTCAGGAAGGTGATGGAGAACTAGCCGGCTAACATTAGCCGTGGCCGTGATAAATGCTTAgcgctgtcagtgtctttaactGTTGGTGTTGACAGATAAATGGCCGGCTGGGCCTGGTCTTCTTCAATTTAGTTATCATATTGACGATTACTAATCTCATGTGCACTAACCATGCACTAACCTTCATCCACACGCTGAGACAGTGGCCCAAGGATAGACATGCTGTGTGTGCAGGAATTGTAAACATTGTCATATATTTGGGTTGCAGATCTGATTGTATGTGGTGTGGCATTGCGATGAGCACCTGTCATCTTCTGTTtctgaacattttatttcattggaGTCGGACATTTTAACTCGTTCGGCTTTTAGTGGATTGGGGTTCATTATTCATCCCTCACTCTCCTGTTGCTTAAATAAAGCATAACTAACATGTTTTTCGTCAGCACCGTAATGAGtgtttttttagatttataaaaaCACGAATTGTGCATGTCTCTCAGACTTTTTAATTGCTCTTATGTCAATGGTTTATGACAGgatgcattaataaaacattttgaattgtgTTTTTGTGACTACATGATGCACCATTTGATGCACCTGATTATTTGAACCTGCAGGCGGTTTAGAGTTTGAATATGGTTACCATAACCCTTGTGGCATTTCCTTCATATGTTTTCAAAGTAAACTGTGTTTTTGTCTTATTCAGGGCTGAAACAGGTTGTGTCGAGTCATGGCATTCAGTAAAGGTTATCGTATTTATCATAAACTGGATCCCCCTCCGTACAGTGTGATTGTGGAGACCAGAAATCGAGAGGAATGCCTGATGTTCGAGACTGGAGCCGTTGCTGTACTGTGTAAGacttattttttatacattttaaatatgaaaaaagtgtCAAACcagtcattttattgaaatattattgaatCAAAAAGTTTTCCCCCTATTGATTCCCATGATCTCCCAgataaaagagaaacaaaatggCTTAAATATTGTCTATTTGCATACAATACAGCTTTGGAGTCTATAAATATggcaagtgttttttatttatttattaagttaatgttttaatgtcaTCCACAGCGGCGGCAGAGAAAGAGACCATCAAAACAGCGTACACTAAGATGCTGGATGCTTATGGGATCCTGGGAGTTCTTCGTCTTAACCTTGGTACAGTTTCTCagcttctgttttattttatttgacttgcTGGTTGTGTTTGTCATCACGACAAAtacaaatcaagtcaagtcaagtcgtcacttttattgcaaaaacaattAACATATAACCAAACAGACTTCCAGCAGGTGAAAATAtgcaatatgcacatacatatagtCAGTACACACAGTGTACTATTAGACTTACTTACAGTTAACAATACACATTATACacaatatttacatgcatacagTTAGCACTACACATTATGTAAACgtatatacacataaaaatatgCTAAGGTGCAACAGAGTGTACGTGAACTGGATACAGAAATGTCATGGATGTGCATTGGATGATATCCAGTGGTAATGGGCAGattattgtattaaatgcagTGTGTATGTATAGTCCAGTGTTGAACTGTTAAAGTAAAAGTGCAGTCTGTGGCATATTATATTGTGGGTGTATGCTGTAGGGTGCTGTAGGGTGTAAATCCACCCTGTCGACAGATTTAAATTCTTTTTGAAGATAAGTGGAGCAGAAATAGTACCAAAACACTAAAATTCACAGCAAaacaaaaattctgaaaattaaaCGCATAACATATTATCAAGCAGTTGTTATACAAATACAGTCAGTAATTACAATGTAATTACAAGATCACCCATTATTTGAGTTTGTAAGTGTATTTAATATTTCACTGTCATATTTTAAGTTCTTCGAAAACAGCATAGACATAGAGACTTGTCCACCTCAATATTCAAGTAAGGTATCTATGCATATATGTTTTTCAATGGCCAATTGTTAAAGATGTGGTTGCAAAACTTGCATAAGCTACAAACTCTGAATCctcttctctcttcttctgtAGGGGATTCTATGCTGCACAGCCTGGTGGTCGTCACAGGCTGCAGTTCAGTGGGGAAAGTCCAGGATTCAGAAGTTTTTCGAGTAACGGGCACTGACTTCGTCTCTCTGAAAAACGACCCCTCGGATGAGGACCGCATCGCTGATGTCAGGAAAGTCTTAAACTCGGGGAACTTCTATTTCGCCTGGTCCTCCACCGGAGTGAGTCTGGACCTCAGCTTGAACGCGCACCGCAGAATCAGAGAAGACATATCTGACAATCGTTTTTTCTGGTAGGTATTTTTCAAATTGTGACCCCAAAGGACATTTTGTTTCAGTGTTGAaagattttttcatttaatataaatacagttttattcaaaacatttacTTATAGTGACATTATATGTCCAAAATGTTTCCAACAAAATCTCACTTACTCAGACTGTTGAACTGTTGAAGTTGATGATAAATGGATGTAATGGTTATGTAATAATGTAATGGCTTCACAGGAATCAGTCCCTCCATCTCCATCTCAAGCATTATGGGGTGAACTGTGATGACTGGCTGCTGAGGTTGATGTGTGGCGGAGTGGAGATCCGCACCATCTACGCTGGCCACAAGCAGGCCAAAGCTTGCGTGATCTCTCGGCTCAGCTCAGAGAGAGCAGGCACACGTTTTAATGTCCGAGGCACAAATGACGATGGCCAGGTGGCCAACTTTGTGGAGACTGAGCAGGTACGCCAGCAATATGAGTCACCTGCCAAGTCACCTCTGAACTCACTTCCTTAACCCTTCGGTGGTCTTTAGTCATTTTAaacttgtttagatttttttttttacttaactagAATGGTTCAGACTCAGTGACTTTTACAACCACATGGCACCAATCTGCCTTTGCTCTGTTTTTAACCTAAACACTGTATTAACtgaaaatatgagaaaatattttttttctaatatttgtattattttatacagaaaTAAAAGGTGCTTAATTTACAGGTAAATATGGTCTGGAACCATGAAATCCccacaaaatgcaacatattaaagaaagaaaattattgaAACAAAACATAGTACCTCATTAAAAAAGTTAAGCTTATTGTTTTCGCTCCACTGAAGATGACAAGTGTGACTTATACCAGAGATATACCAGAGGGTTAAATGTCATATATGGTATGCCAAGGCTAAGattgagtttttatttatattcccTACAGGTTGTTTTCCTTGATGACAAAGTATCTTCCTTCATTCAGATACGAGGGTCAATACCCCTTTTCTGGGAGCAGCCGGGAATTCAGGTACAGTAAAGCCTTGTATCAATATGATGTATGCTTGTATTCAAATCACACTGAggaaaaatatttgcattgcGCTCCACTGAATTGAGCTTCCTGGAGTTCCAAGCCCCTGCTGTCTCATCATAATGAATGTATTCTTTTGTGTTTCCACTTCATCACAAGTGGCCAGTGCTGACCCCCTTTATTCATATTATCAGAAACACTCTTTTAAGGGGATTATGTTGCAGCTGAATCAAAGTCGAGAGGCGAAAGGACAGCATGGAAACCAACAGCTGGTAGATCGAAGCTTTAGTTTTGTCTGGTGGATGATCTGTTCTTCACTGCAAAGAGTTTGTGCAATGTCAGCCGGTGAAAGCTGCATCTAAACCGACCGTGATTCATTTTGGAAAGGATCCAGATTCTGATAAATCTACTGGCGTCTTGTGAAATCGAGATAAGATGCCAGCAAGCAGGTCTGGAAATGCCTGTGTCTTTCCTCTGACATTGCATAGACATTATCATTGTTGCTTTTAGTGGGAAGCTGGTGAGGTGACCCTTCTTGAGCTGTTTTTCAAAGCTTTGCACAACACCTGAATGAAAGGTATTCTGTGTCACTTCAGGCCATAGTGGTATTGGTTAAGGGATTCCATTGTCTTCAGTGCAAAGCTAAATAAAGGAAGTAGAATCACCACAGGATATTTGATTTGCTCCCAGAAAGCTCAAGGTAATGTGAGCTGGTCTTGGCTGCCTTTCCGTATGTCTGAAATATTAATGGCACCTGCAGAGACTGAGGACTGAGTCTAAATAAAGCAGAAATGTCCAACAGCTCTAAACATGAGATCTTCATCCTTTTTGAATTCAAGTCCCCCTTGTTGCAAATAGAGGCAAAACAGGCACCATCTTtatacatactgataaaaaataacaagttgacatatttaaatgtattgcaaatgtaaatacattgcattaaataagtaataatgattttttttttcattcatttttgtattaattggaaataaagttgaaaataaGTTAAAGGTGAAGTCCTTAAAGAAAAGAAagctaaacttaaaaataaattcagttcagttcaaaattactaaaataaaaatatttttttaaatagtgactaataataaaaaaattataataatcaaatatttaattactggctatttatatttttgtatgaataataatactaaaaataaatagattttaaacatTGGCAGACCATCTACAGTGCCCCTTGTTGAAGACCCTTGAtgtaaaatgttgaataaattgGGTTCAAAGGGTTAACTATATCAGTGACCGGGTTATATGAGACTGCAGGAAATGAGAAGCCAGTCATAGCCTAGAAATGGGAAAGGCCTCTGTATAGATTACTATTGTGGTTGTAGGCGGGAACGTTATACATTATATTGAAGGATGTGAGCGTGGTCAAAAGTAACATCAATCGAAAACCATTATTATAAAGGAGCTTCCTGCAACTATTAAAAACTGCAGCTGAAATTCTATGAAGAGCACAAATCATGACTGTCCAGCCAGGATTCATGTGTTTCCTGGGATGAACGGTATCTCTGATAGATCTTCAGGCTTCAGTGAACTTGTGAAATCATTACAGATGGTTCCGCTATCTCATTCTGcgcaaatgttttttgtttctcaAATGCAGCTCAACTCCGCAGGCAGGCCAGGCCTGTGTGGTCTTTCTCTTGCTGCCTCTCTCATCTTCCTTTCCTTCTGCCaccttaatttccttttgcatcaAATAGGAAACAACTCAACTCAcaattcttcttttctttttttcttttttttctctttccacaAAGGTCGGATCTCATCGTGTTAAGCTGTCTCGTGGTTTTGAAGCAAACGCACCGGCTTTTGAGAGGTAATTAGGGTTCAGCTGGTCTTTGATGATGCTTGCTCTAGTATCCAGCTGTTCTGGCTCTGGCCCAAGTGTTAGTGCATGATGAAAGCAATCCAGCAGATATTTGCACTGTGTATGGGCCCTGCTTCAAACAGTCCTGTTATTTAACACGGTCTGGATGGGCAAACTCAGACATGTCTAAGGATGTATTTTCAGCTAGTCGCTGGGTAATTAAGGTCCACCAGAGCCCGATTTCATAGATGGCAATTACGCACAGAACAGCTGGATTAAATGCAACAGGGAGTCTGGAGGCATCATTTAAAagctaaacatttttaacttaGCTTATTGCGGTCTTATAAATGCAAACTGCTCGTGGTGTCTTAAAAAATCAGCACTGATGACGTGATATGTTGAAAATGCAGTGTAAGATGTCCAGCCCCATGTAAACGCAACTCTAAACCCATTATCTGTAAATAATCATTtgaccataaaaaaaatcttaaaataatggACCCAGTTTGTATTAAGTGTCTTTAACTAATATGTACTAATAATTGAATTAATCATGATCATTAATCATGCAATGCATGTTATTACCTTGTACTTATATAAAGAATTACTggttgtaattacatctgtaattttTGTAGTTATATTTCTAACTATAAACCCTTTCTcgcacccctaaacctaactatACCATTATTGTATCCCACCTTAATAACAGCAAAAGACATGAACACAACATTTTGATATAATAACATGGTAGTTAAAGGCACCTAAAATAAATTtactaaagtactaaaattactaaaactattaaaaaaaaagggaagTTAAAAAAagctacaaatatatatatattttttaaatttagaaattGGTTGCTGGATGTTTGCAAATGTgtgttttacaaataattttgttGAATTGACACtaaaatattatcatttaaattttttttttacatttatttacccaatattaaaatactttcaaaaaaaatcagacacattttttttatattatttttaagttatttatattatttaaaattctacAAGAAAACTCACAGATTTAAGTGAGTTAATAACCCCATGATCTTGTCAGTGTCACTAAAGACATACTCTTTCAGGGAACTTCATCAATAATAAAtctttgtatgattttttttatttttttttagggaaagataatgtttattaaaatgctaaaatctgCTTTAAGGATCCTGAAAATGTGGGAGGGTTTATTCTTATCCAGCCTTGGCTTCTCACACTGAGCATGATGGACATTCTTTATTCATCATGAGTCACTGCTCTGTTCCCTGGAGTGCTGAGTCAGGTCGTGATGAGGGGAAGTAGATGCAGACAACACAATCGTGAGGCTTTCATTGCTCCCACTCCATCCTTAATGATCTATTGATCACTTATTTTCCTTGGCTTCCTTTGTTTTAAATCACCTTTGATTTTTCTTGAAGCGTTGGATCACAGGATTggataaacatgttttatttattctttttcgattagattaatgtatttaaatgtgcatgAACCCCTGTGTGATGTTTCCTGTCCAGACACGTTAGTGCTCTGAGGAAGCTGTATGGCAGACAGGTGATCATCAACCTGCTGGGTATGAAGGAGGGGGAAAACATGCTCAGCAAAGCATTCCAGGTGATTGTTGTTAAGCAAATATTCGGGTTGGTCAGGCTGCAATGCATAATTTGAGATGTCTTTCAATACTCAAGTATGACAGAACCATAGAGCAGTTGTTTCGCTTTCTTTACTGTATAAAGACTATCTTTGTCTTCGCCTACAGAGTCACCTGAAAGCCTCAGAGCATGCGAATGCTGTGAGAATGTTGAACTTTGACTATCATCAGATGGTTAAAGGCGGGAAGACTGACAAGCTCAACACTGTCCTGAAACCTCAGATCAGCAAGTTTCTGGAGGAATGTGGTTTCTTCTACTACTCGGAGGAGGCCGGCATTCAGAGGTgagtagtgttgggcgatatggacATTTTTTCATATTATCCTGCATGCATGGGTGAGGGCAAGAGAGAGGCTCTCTGTACTTATAGTGGTGTTTTAAACCACGTGGCTATTAAATAcaacaaacacattaaatataaaagtatttaaaacaggtaagttcatatatttgcaGTAAAGTTCAGTTGGATGGATACATCAGTCTTACAGCGCTCCGGACCGCGCACAGCCACAGAGACAAGAATGAGAGAATGAATgactgtaaataaacaaataatgtgtCTTCACTAATAATACAAGTGCTCTCTACCACTCCAAAACCCTGTATGCCACAAACACCATCAATCCAGCTCATTGTTCTAATGACATGtttttatacagcccacatagcTCGACAGCAGTTACAGCAGCAgtaatccacctgtcactcaaatggccacgcccttaattatgcagaactttaaggttTGAGGTAATTTCAACGGATggggtatataaaaaaaaaatcacccccttcACAGTTGTTATCAAGGGCAAAAATAGCTATATAGGCCAAAATcatttttgaaccaggctgtaaacttttttttttttttttttttgctgtaaattgggcattttaacatggggggtCTATGGGATTAattcccttttgcagccagcctttAGCGGCCAGTTgacgaattacagtttaagtcacttccgtaTGGGCTTCACCAGacagagcgggaggttgccgcttggtATATATTGGTATACTGGGGAAGTCGtgggcctaatggttagagcgttggactcccaatcgaagggttgtgagttcgagtctcgggccggacggaattgtgggtgggggtagtgcatgaacagctctctttccaccttcaataccacgacttaggtgcccttgagcaaggcatcgaacccccaactgctccccgggcgccgcagcataaatggctgcccactgctccgggtgtgtgctcacagtgtgtgtgtatgtgttcactgctctgtgtgtgtgcatttcggatgggttaaatgcagagcacaaattctgagtatggatcaccatacttggctgaatgtcactttcactttcactttcactttttactgtacattgagaaataatcacattttgttgctttgtagTCTGAAATGAAGATAGACAAAGTTTTGAATGTAGTACAATTTACTGAACCTATTTATGAatcagtttatttaataaaaaatacattgtaaaaatgttttaattccttacatttaataAGTAATTGGCTTATGCTGATGATAATAATCACAAAGTGACCAAAACTAGTTCATGAAATTGTCTCCCACAATTTTGTTCACTGCAGATGTCAAACTGGGACTATTCGTTCCAATTGTTTAGACTGCTTGGACCGAACAAACAGCGTCCAGGCCTTCATTGCACTTGAGGTGTGTTTGTAACACAGTTGTTTTCcaactacagtaaaaaaaaattctaataccTCTTACGTAATATGTCTCTGTTGCTCAGATGCTTCCAAAACAGTTGAAAGACATGGGTCTGACTGAGAAGCCTCAGCTGGTGGCACGCTTTCAGGAGGTTTTCCGCTCCATGTGGTCCATCAATGGAGACTCGGTCAGCAAGATCTACGCAGGCACTGGTGCCCTGGATGGCAAGGCTAAGGTACGTGTCAGCTTGtaaaacacatacaaacaatAAAGCACAAAAAGGCAGTAGAGAGCTGAAAATGAGAGGTTCTGACCATCTTTACCCAGTAAGTTAACGATTGTCTTAACTCTTATATCTGCTGTTTTTCTTGCTTTCCTATGGCTGTTCCTCTGCCTTTGTGGTAAGTTGACACTAGCTAGTTGTATCGATTCAAGTTTTGATGCTCTATTTATCTTAGTCTGCTGTTTTGTGTTGGTTCATGTTAGTAGAGAAAGATTACTGTAGGGCTGTGCTCTCAACTTTAATTCGGTTTCTTTACAGACTGTTATAAAGGCCTGTAAACTCTCTCTCAGCTAGGCCTCAAACACCAAGCCTCATTTAGCTGGCTGCAaagaaatattattagtattgcTGTCATGTCCCTTTGAATACATGAAtgtttcctttgttttgtttttttatttttgatagtttTGTTGTTCCCGACTGTAACTATTTTATATGAacagtttggttttgttttttctttctgtaggGTGGAAAGCTAAAAGACGGCGCTCGCTCAGTCACCAGAACCATTCAGAACAACTTCTTTGACAGCTCTAAACAGGAAGCCATTGACATCCTGAGACTGGGCAGCACCCTGAACAGTGACCTGGCAGATAAGGCACGAGCCCTCCTCACAACCGGCAGCCTGTACGGTATGATTTACACCACCACAATCCAGAGTCAGAAATCAACCAGGGCAATGATAATATTagtcaaatcaaatataaatatagtattagtgtgattttcttaatataaatatattgtaaatacattGCCCATGAAGGAATACATATAAAATACCTAGCAAATGCATATTAAACTATACCGATTTTACTGACTTCAGGACTTCAGGTATTGATGATTTCAAACAAGATTTCCACCTTTGGTATCTTGTTTTTGTGGTTACGGTTTTAATGTGATCAGTCTGCTGTAGTGGACTGATTTCATCCTGTGGATCTGAATGCATTTCATTATGCTAGCGTGCTAATCTATGGCTCCCGGCAGCTTTGGGTGTGAGATTAGTGTTGAACAAGAGGACTAATGCTGTTATCTGTCTTAACGGCTAACttgaacctctctctctctttttctttctttttctccttaatgcttacaatgttagtCACTGAGCCCATTTTACAGTCAGGTACAGTATACATATACCAGCAATAAATCTATAAATGTTTATGGTTCCCTGTATCATAAACTCACTGTTTATTTTGGCGCCTCTGACATTGtacagtgtgttttttttgttgtttttttgctgtgTAGTCATTTTAAATGTGTCCTATCTTATTGTCCAACTTTCAAGGACAGATTTTCATCTTTTTGGTGTGTTTGGGCGATGTCATATGCTCTGCATTTTCTTTTCGTGTACTCTGGCcaaaatatgatattattatCATTGATCATCTGGATTTGGTTTTTGATAAATGTCTCATGCTTTCTGTTTTTAGCCTCTCCCAGAGTGCTTCTGGGCATGTGTCAGAACCACTTCAAGTACACACGTCCCAAGAAGATCAGAGTGTGTGTGGGTACATGGAACGTGAACGGGGGCAAGCAGTTCCGCAGTATTGCGTTTCGTAACCACACGCTCAATGACTGGCTCCTGGATGCCCCTAAGAAGGCCGGCCACCCAGAATTCCAGGGTATGTGTTGATGCAAAGACAATGCAAATGATACTTTGAAAGTAAATGAGGTTGCTTTGTTTTATTATCAGTCAGTGACTAATAAAACTAGTGCAAATACTTAAGTGGCTTAAATGTATCAGAGTCCAAGATCACCGTTTTGTCATGCAGATGGAAAATCTAACCCAGTGGACATCTTTGCTATTGGCTTTGAGGAAATGGTAGAGCTGAATGCTGGAAATATCGTCAGCGCAAGGTAAGAAGTAACTTGACGTTAGAGATTTTGAAGTTCACTGGACTGTAGTTAAATAGTAAGCAGAAGCAAAACTTCCTTTGGTTAGTGCCAGTAGTTGTGATGTGCTACCCAGTTCACTTTTCTTTCAATCAGTATTTGGGTCTGAATTCGTGAGAACTATTTAACTTCTCTTTCCTCCCTATTAGCACCACTAATCAGAAGCTGTGGGCTGCAGAACTGCAGAAGAACATCTCACGAGAGCACAAATACGTGCTGCTGGCCTCAGAGCAGCTGGTGGGTGTGTGTCTGTTCGTCTTCATACGTCCTCAGCATGCACCATTCATCAGGTATTCTCACACACTTGACTTCATTTTGTGCTTGACAAATCAATCTAGTTTCAGATGTTTAAAAGGATTAGAAATTATTCTAAGATCTCATATTGTGAGTTTTCCTCACATAGGGACGTTGCTGTGGACACAGTGAAGACTGGGATGGGTGGAGCCACTGGTAATAAAGGGGGTGTGGCTATTCGCATGCTCTTTCACACCACCAGCATCTGCTTTGTGTGCTCTCACTTTGCTGCCGGCCAGTCACAGGTCAAAGAGAGGAACGACGACTACAATGAAATTGCACGCAAACTGTCCTTCCCCATGGTAATTCATTTGTGTTTCCTAAAATATCTGTTACTTCTGTTCCACTTATGAACACCTTCTTCTTTTAATTGTTATGTATTACTGATTGTAATGTATTCgtgttatttaaatacattataataaatgttagatgtaatatgtgtgtgtgtgtgtgtgtgtatataatttttttttttttttataataataataatgttataaacttataatacatattaatatatagtatttatatttattattgatgcaaataatagaaaacatattaaaaatactattcttaaataagattttttttatttattagggcCGTCTCCTGTACTCCCATGATTATGTATTCTGGTGTGGAGACTTCAATTACCGAATAAATATTCCCAATGAAGAGACAAAGGAACTGATCAGACAGGAGAAGTGGGATGCACTGATTGCTGGAGATCAGCTGCTGGAGCAGAAGAATGCTGGACAGGTACATTAGGGAAAAATCTgtggaattttgttttgtttttttgtcactcTATTAAACGATTTCTCCATTTTATTCACATTTCAGATTTTTAGGGGCTTTATTGAAGGGAAGCTGGATTTTGCGCCCACTTATAAATATGACCTGTTTTCGGAGGACTACGACACCAGTGAGAAGTGCCGCACACCAGCCTGGACTGACCGTGTGTTGTGGAAGAGAAGGAAGTGGAACTTTGATAAAACTGGTaagaattatattaataaaatatcctCACCCACCAACCAAACTTCA
Above is a window of Carassius auratus strain Wakin chromosome 35, ASM336829v1, whole genome shotgun sequence DNA encoding:
- the LOC113054317 gene encoding synaptojanin-1-like isoform X8 codes for the protein MAFSKGYRIYHKLDPPPYSVIVETRNREECLMFETGAVAVLSAAEKETIKTAYTKMLDAYGILGVLRLNLGDSMLHSLVVVTGCSSVGKVQDSEVFRVTGTDFVSLKNDPSDEDRIADVRKVLNSGNFYFAWSSTGVSLDLSLNAHRRIREDISDNRFFWNQSLHLHLKHYGVNCDDWLLRLMCGGVEIRTIYAGHKQAKACVISRLSSERAGTRFNVRGTNDDGQVANFVETEQVVFLDDKVSSFIQIRGSIPLFWEQPGIQVGSHRVKLSRGFEANAPAFERHVSALRKLYGRQVIINLLGMKEGENMLSKAFQSHLKASEHANAVRMLNFDYHQMVKGGKTDKLNTVLKPQISKFLEECGFFYYSEEAGIQRCQTGTIRSNCLDCLDRTNSVQAFIALEMLPKQLKDMGLTEKPQLVARFQEVFRSMWSINGDSVSKIYAGTGALDGKAKGGKLKDGARSVTRTIQNNFFDSSKQEAIDILRLGSTLNSDLADKARALLTTGSLYVTEPILQSASPRVLLGMCQNHFKYTRPKKIRVCVGTWNVNGGKQFRSIAFRNHTLNDWLLDAPKKAGHPEFQDGKSNPVDIFAIGFEEMVELNAGNIVSASTTNQKLWAAELQKNISREHKYVLLASEQLVGVCLFVFIRPQHAPFIRDVAVDTVKTGMGGATGNKGGVAIRMLFHTTSICFVCSHFAAGQSQVKERNDDYNEIARKLSFPMGRLLYSHDYVFWCGDFNYRINIPNEETKELIRQEKWDALIAGDQLLEQKNAGQIFRGFIEGKLDFAPTYKYDLFSEDYDTSEKCRTPAWTDRVLWKRRKWNFDKTAEELELNVVGASVNEEDQYPWSPGELKYYGRAELKTSDHRPVVAIMDVDILEVDPEARHQVYKEVIALQGPPDGTILVSLCTSGPDDYFDDALIDDLLDKFANFGEVILIRFVEEKMWVTFLEGYSALAALSLSGSTVDGKTIDIRLRSPGWIKSLEEEMSVERICGSIPTSTSSTLLAENSDIGEEYDMEGDVDEEVEDILPQHLQPGAGMDLGASPATSPHTSPCPSPTHGEPVAPIRPSRAPPRTAGPPLGSPVDGQPAGAPSSQILDPKRPPPPRPNAPPPRPAPPQRPPPPSGRGQATGSAPGGASRPIPPRAGVISVPPQARPPPAHPGAPRPIAEGHPGAPRPSPDNHPGAPRHIPEPQRKPSELPLGPTPTLPSPMRPQMISPMQPQCVSPMQPPVQVQLPPPIQSQLPPPMQPTFPVSLVPQPAPQESTGAAAAPQPGLASPKPPPRSRSSHALPPESAPAPTSQAKEMNGVKREAQWKQDPFHTLNTQSLFQNTSFSASLPRSSSCSLSPSSSSTLPSSLSLFSASDTSSTPCLLLPPVPSRSKSQETLCSSPSPFLAEAQPRPSSTNFFTGNLLSSPRRALTPDFYTQQQSQEASPGLSRAMSAVVHSSTLPPSFSRQQSLVPAPAVAPAKQIQEWVTFDDDSDFSRKAGGSGPPLIPAASSLPFPQPQSSIPSSGFGINGNWTSLPTSAFPMIPPPIPTRTNTSIKNAHIPSRNEFTER